GCTCTGCTTCAGAAGCTGCCCAACTTGGAGAGTCTAGACTTGAGTGACAACAACCTGCAAGACCTTCAACCTGACGCCCTGAAGAACCTGCACCGCCTGGAGTCACTGAATCTCGCTGGTAACAAATTAAGCTCCCTGAAACCTACAATCTTTGCCCACAACCGGAAACTATCCCAACTCTTTTTACAGGAGAATCAGCTCCAGGACCTACCTGCGACCCTCCTCAAGGGTCTCCCACACGTTGAGCTTCTGCTGCTCAATCAGAATCAGCTACAGCATTTACTGTCAGGGATGCTGGATGACAGAAAATCTTCTTTCCAGATTATCTTAACAGCAAACCCCTGGGTGTGTGATGAGAAGATGGAGTATCTGTGGAAGTGGCTCACTATCCATCCACAGAATGTCATCTTTTTGGAGGAGGTGACATGTGCAGGACCAGAAGCTCTTAAACATCGACAAGTGATCTCTTTAACTGGCAGTGAGCTTGGACTTGACAAGATTTAAAAAACTAGTGATGAGGAGGTGGCAAAAAAAAGGTGGATATTTTGCATTTGCTCTCTGCTATTAACTAAAATGTTATGTCTAATTATAAATGATTGACACATAGTCCACTGTATGACAGGCTGAATAAAACTTTATGATTCATTCTTTTATGCTGCACTGCTTTCTTCTGATCTCCCCTTGATCTCTCCATTGTTTGGATATTGTCCAGCCCACTGGGTGGCGTAAGACACTTAATAAATCTGTTCAGCAATGAGCTGAACAGACAGTGCAGGTCATGTAAGAACCAATTTAGTCAGCAGATCCCTGCCAAAACTTCATGCTAATATATTCAGATGAAATAGATTTTTACAATCTGTGAGGCACATAAGAAGGTGAAGGTGAATGAGcataattcaacattttaaatgcttttataaATTAATAGAACAGCCCAAAAATCTGCGattaaaataagaaatggaCGAAATCAAAGCGCTCTTCCCTCCTGCATTGGTGAATCTTTTGGTGAATCCTTACACCAGTGGATCTGCCTCACTTGTTGTTGGTTGCATCACAGATTGCAGCATTGTTTTAGTcgtgcctttttgtttttaatgatgttgA
Above is a genomic segment from Pempheris klunzingeri isolate RE-2024b chromosome 18, fPemKlu1.hap1, whole genome shotgun sequence containing:
- the LOC139218179 gene encoding phospholipase A2 inhibitor beta-like translates to MNLWILLAFTAVAECRYQKRGTHSCPDLCSCSSPPSEVVCSQSSLTHFPVDGLPSNTSLLSIQSTNLSSITASHLSVVPLLNNLQLYHNHLKSLPSDLLRDVPHLNTLDLTGNQLVHLLPNTFSHTSLRRLVLKNNLIEKADAEWFLGNSSLTWLDLSGNRLTGVPAALLQKLPNLESLDLSDNNLQDLQPDALKNLHRLESLNLAGNKLSSLKPTIFAHNRKLSQLFLQENQLQDLPATLLKGLPHVELLLLNQNQLQHLLSGMLDDRKSSFQIILTANPWVCDEKMEYLWKWLTIHPQNVIFLEEVTCAGPEALKHRQVISLTGSELGLDKI